GTTATATATTAAGCATGACAGTGATCTAAATTCTGAGAAAGTACATATCTTAGTCCTCTTGTTCGTGGCTCATAAACATATGCATCGGTGGTTTAAAATAGCTTATAGACGTGGTTATTTGTACTTCGTTAAATATAGAACGTGAATCCCTATACCATGCCATGCATTGGAACATATATCTTGCTGTTCTAAGTTTTTCCGTTTGTGCAGCACACGCCGCACACccatgaatgtttttttttagtaaccAAGTAAATGAACTGAATCtataaactcaaaccaaaCCTATTTAACGTGTCAAACAATTTGTCATTTTTCAAATTACATTACATTAGTTTATATGATCATATCAGATTGTTTCTTGTCGTGATTATATTGAAGTCCTAATTTCCTTTCTCCTTGGCGTTTTCTACGTGCAGTTGTACAgaccaaagaaaaactatacaACATAATAATAATCGTATCagtcaaaactaaaatttagagttgtagaacaaaaaaaatgggagaggaagaagaaaagaaagagaaaggcgATGAAATCATCACGGCCGTTTACAAGGTTCACCTTCACTGCCGGAAATGTGCATGCGACATCAAAAAGCCTCTCCTTCGATTCCAAGGTTAGGCTTCATTGTCTAGACGATGGCCTTAAGATATTACAAGTCTTCCCATATAGAAAGTAGTTTCAGAGATGGGTCGATCTACTGTTGATCTCATGAGAGTTATTTACATTTGGTTTCTCCCGCATGTCCTATAGagttttttctaataaatttcTTCACAAGCGCGGTGTTTAACTATTATGTGGAGAATTAATATATAGTGATGTAGTAGcattaatttgattaaagaatAATACAATATTGTAGGGGTTCAAAATGTGGACTTTGATTTGGAGAAGAACGAGATCAAAGTAAAAGGGAAAATAGAAGTCGTGAAGATTCACAAACAAATCGAGAAATGGAGCAAGAAAAAAGTTGAGCTCATCTCTCCCAAACCTTCTGAGGTTAAGAAAACCACcactacaacaacaactactTCTGTGGTAGAAAAGAAGACCACCGAgattaaaaaggtaaaattttGCTTCCATAATCGcataccatatatatatgtacctaTACGTGTGTGAAAGCATTTGTGAGTTTACTTTTAATCATCCACAGGACGTTATTCGTACGACAGTACTAAAGGTACACATTCATTGCGCACAGTGTGACAAAGATCTTCAGCACAAACTCTTGAAACATAAAGGTAAGATTGAGTCGTtagaaatattcaaaataattaagtgGGGAATTCGCAATAAATTTCAGAATCTTATTTTGACTCATTAGTTCAGGGCTTGGATTCTAACTTGGTTATTTTGGCAGCTATCCACATTGTCAAAACCGATACAAAGGCGCAAACTCTAACGGTACAAGGGACGATAGAATCCGCAAAACTCTTAGcctatataaagaagaaagttCACAAACATGCAGAGATCATAAGCTCAAAGaccgaagaagagaagaagaaggaagaagaggataagaagaagaaggaagaagaggataagaagaagaaggaagatgagaagaagaaagaggaagagaagaagaaagaagaggagaataagaagaaggaaggagaaaaaaagaaagaagaagtaaaagtaGAAGTAACAACCAAAACGATTACTCAAGTTGTGGAGTATAAAGAGATAGTAAAAGTTGAGGgccaaaaagataaagatggaAACATACCTTACTTTGTCCACTACGTATACGCTCCACAATTGTTCAGTGATGAAAACCCTAATGCTTGTCGCATTGTCTAGTTAcatgagttgtatatgtttgtaATATTGTTCATATATACACTACATATGAAATTATACAGTATAACTATCAATATCAGTTATACTTAAaccaatgatgatgatgatgatgatgatgaggtgATATTGTATTAGAAAGAATCACCTATTAATATGGATTAATAATTTTGCAGATGATGCATATAAAGACACAACAATACGGATATATATATTGCTGGTCCAAGCTCATATGCCTCTCAGATATTTGGTCGAAACTTTACATCAtagttcttcttctaaacATTTTACCTTTAGCCGCAATCAATGAGGTAATATTTAAGGTTTAATGCAAAACAAACCTTAAAATCGtatatttttgcaattttacctTTAACGtataaaaaatgcaaaataatcATACTAAGACAATAAGTAATATAGCTCTTTTCCGTTATTgtcaagttttaaaatttgataaataatatatcaaattgaACCTTTCGAGATGATGAATTCAactatatctttaaaatttttaaaataaaatgtatgtGATCGTGAAAAcgtttaaaatatatgtaaagttATAAAAATGGATATACTGCGTATTATTCTTGActtcatataattattttgcatttttttttatgtagaGGGTAAAGTAGCAAAATTGGGCGACTTTGAGGGTTTTTTTTgctcaaaaccctaatgttTATATAGGTAGAAGAGGAATATTATCCAAATTATGTATGTACATATTTTGACATCATCGTGAATAAGAAATATTCTATATTCCTATATTCTAAGTGTAACATtaatttctataatttatttttttatgcCGGGTATCATCAGACAGTAATTTTGTCGGTAGAATGAACGCTAtatcaaatatctttttagaataaaatgttgaatgaTTATTCTTAAATAAGACTAATTTTACAGTTGTACCgatatttttttccatatttgCCTAAATTGTATTAACCAATaactttggattttttttttgttttaacaatttCGAGTTTCGGATTTTCTTAAGTTCAGGAAACATAAACCACTTTATATAAATcgaatcaatatatatatatatatatatactaaaatgtGAAGTTTTAGTATCTATTACAAGCATTGATGTgaagtttttactttttagtatCTTCTGCACTGCACCTAACTACGCTTTCATAACATGGCTTGCAATGGATGACAGATTGACTACATGTGAACGAATGGAGAAGTGTAATACTTTAATGACTACACTTGTACATTTTTCCAGGAACCGGTTGAGACAAGACAATAAGCACCACCTCTTCTTTCAATGCTCGTTCACAAGACAAGTATGTGAGAAGCTAGCTAGTAAAAGGGCTACGTCAAGAAAAGTAACACCTCAGTTTGGGATCAAATCACTCTACTCCTAACGGATGCAACAATCGAAATGAAAGCTCTACTAATTACTATTGCAGTATATGTTCCAAAATACAGTCCACACCatattgagaaagagaaataatataAGACATGGTGAAGAACCTCAAACAACTTCAAGCCTTGGGGAAAACATCGATAATTGTTCATATTTTGGCTTTCTACTAGGAGATAATTTCTAAACTCTATCTAGTAGCGTATGTTAAAAACAACTCAAAAATCAGTTGCATTTGATGTAATACCGGTTTTTTGTGAATAGATTGAACATTCATTAAAAAGAAGGTTTTTTACGTGATATAGAGGATAAATAGTTAATGTGTTAATCGTAATTTTGTATTTAGCCTTTTCTAATCTCTCTTGTACATTACTCATCTAATAAAGCAATTcattctaaaatttaattattattttaaatttttgttgtagaGTGAATTGATTTATTAGATGAGCAATGTATACACAAGATAGATGAGGGCAAAGGTAATTACAATAACATCCTTAACACATTAATTTATATACTCTATAACtggtataaaaaaattagtttgaatcattaaaattataattgaaACGAAGATTTTATGCGAGCTCAAATAGATTTACAGAAAATAAGgtatagaaagaaagatatatttCGAGTTTACAAAAGCTGGAAACAGTCCATTAACTTAAAGATGTGATTTTTGTCTGATTATCCCATATCTAAGAGTAAATGCgctatattttcttatatattttctccaaTTTAAAAAGATCTTTGTCTTATATTCTTCATCTTACTTAGTAGATACGCCCAAGACTAAATACTGACTAAATTGATGTGTAATCTTTTAGCTTCCCCgtagatatatattctttcgtaattttgatgaaataattaattgcttaagacaaacaaaaagttggtCAATATTGTATGACATATATAAGTACTAATTAACAAGTTGGAAGATTTGTTTCTATCTTTTATTCCTCGTTTGTAATCCACATGAAAACTTTTCTAGTTTGTCTACTTCCcatatttagtttttcttttctatttgtaCAAATTCAACATCTATCTGTTCGCTGCATTTTTCCTTCAACCTTTTAAACATAGAAATTACATAATTACTTTTCTTAAGTTCTTACGTTTGACcaaatttttgtgtttcttttttttgttttttaaattagatATTATTCCAAATAAAGggaaccaaaataattttaccCCATCCAGCCAATTCACAAATCACAACCGTGGACAACAAGTGGATTAGTAAAACTAAGAAGACCGAAAGATAGTAatcttttattattaacaataaataaataaatatgaaatctATTTTCCTTTGgtaagaatatttttcttaattatactATTACAAGTGATGAGTACAACAATGACAAATCATATATGCCTTACCAATAatgtaataaatatattgttacagcaaaacaaaaaaattggggTTATCAAGTAATTTCTAAGTTCTTTCTTgaaataaaagcaaaattaaaatatctaaattatatttttatttcctccaatagaattgaagaaaagcacacaacatttttgttttaagcacaacttttcaaagaaaaaatcacGGAAATAAATGTGGATTCATGATATCTCTCTCCAGgtggtttaaaatttaaatcattaaaaaaaaatgatagagATCTTTAGAAAGCTAAAAACATGGAGTTTGAAAATTCCTAAAATCTCAGAACTTTTTTTAGCACTACGCCAGAAGAGCCGATTTTGTCTCAGATTTACTTTCCTTTAATCTCTCCTATTTTTAAtgacttttatttctttctccttttgcaacatatttttctccaccacctttttttccttcacCATTATAAATTGCTCTCaatcatttctcttttgtatatTCATAAACTAGACAccaagagacaaaaaaaacacacttaaGTAATAGAGAGAACACATCACAATGTGTAGTAAGACGAGTAGTGTAAGTTatggaaacagagaagatgatgataattaCTCGTCCTTGTGTccgaagaaacagaaacataataatggaggaaaaaaaagagtccCACGTAGAGGACCTGGTGTTGCTGAACTCGAGAAGATCCGTCTCGGAGAACAACACATCTCTACGGCCGCACCATTTactcttcatcatcctccttCCCTGGAGAAGTCTCCAACCATCACTGACAGAACCGGTCTAGTTTACCCGTTTTCGTCTTATTTCTCTGCCGGATCTTTCCCTAGTGATTTGATTCCTCCGGCTCCAGTGTTTCAGAGGAAACATGATTCGTCTCTTCACTACCTCCCTCCGgtatatacacaaaaaaaaaacatattcaaagattgataaattacatattttttttgtgagactgatttgtgtttatgtttgttgtttatagATGAATCTACCAAAACAAGGATCTGGAGGATTTTATCAGTTTATAGAGCCTCCTTCAAGCCAAACATCTTCTCTTGACAATGTCACTAAATTTCTAGATGAAGAAAAGGtaatgttttgagtttattccttttgaaacaaaatcaaagtaatCAATTTGAGTTTAATTCTTAATAATctattttgattattctttgATAGATCTCGTCTGCGAAAAGGCCATGGCATTTTATGGCAGATACCGCGAAATGTAGTGTTGGACCGAGCACAACTATCTCAAGGTTTGTTTTTAGGGTTAAGTTTcttgagttatatatatgtatagaaaATCTAAGATCatagtttctttgtttgacatttttttattttggaattggttCAGAGATGCTAAACAAACCAGATCACTAGACCTAAGATTGAAAAATCATGTCCAAGATTCAGGAACCACAATAAGAAATCCAATCACTAttgattctccttcttcagcCAGTCCTCCTACAACGATATTTGCAAATCCGTCACTCGGTTTCCCGCGCTTTTTACAGGTATTGAAGTTTCTTTATGTTTCTATCAGATCAAATCCATTTTCATCCTCCTAATCTTTTTAGTATGGAcagaaagaagaggatgatCATGAAATTATACAACGAAAGAGCGGTACAAATTTtcctttaaacaaaaaaccattCTACAGCTTCTTACCCGCGAATGACCAGATTATTCGCGACCAAGATCGATCATTCAGCTTGAGAACCGAGAGATATGACACAGTCCCTGATCATGGCATTGATCTTCGCCTTAAGTTATAATAAGTTTTGTTCTAAGCAGTTTTCAAAACTTCGAATCTTTACACCATGAGTTTGTAGTTTTGGATAAATATGTAACAAAAGATATGCCAAAGACTTGGATTTTCTTCGTTTCttataaaaaaccaaaaccataatGCGAGTGAAAGAAACATACTTAATCATGGCTATTTCGCCTTTAAGATTAATAATCAAAAGACTGTATAAATGGAGACAAAACTTAACttcaaaaatacaaacattATGTTACAATAATGTTTTACACCAAGATCATAAAGTAACATATGAAAACGTATTGAAACTTGTAGAATATTGATAAGGGTTTCATTGAGTTTCTCATTTCATATCTAGAGACTTGAGAAATGAAGATAGTCAGATAGATAAGGGGAAGAGAGACATATCCAAAAAGGGTAAGTCGAGGTATTGAAAGCCCCttagcaaaaccaaaaactataaaaacctcttaataaattttaaaacaaacaaaaaatgggcCCTTTTacctaaagaaaaaaattgaaattgggCTTAAATAAAACTAACCTCAGAGAATGTATCATATGTGTTTCTGGCCTTGTCTTTCTTGCCAGAAAGGGGGCAGACAAAGCATTATTTAAGTTTCTAACCATTGGGATCACTACAAACACGACATAAAAGGAAGGCACTCCAGCTGATACTGACAAACTCGATGGATCATCATGAAAGGTTTTGCAAGAAAtatgacaaataaaaaagatcaatATTTAAAGAAAGTCTATGTTTTCGACAATTATTGTTAAAACTTCAGAACGTGAGTTACACCTCTCTAATTATGATTTGTTGAAACCTATTGACTTTTGAACT
This sequence is a window from Arabidopsis thaliana chromosome 1 sequence. Protein-coding genes within it:
- a CDS encoding Heavy metal transport/detoxification superfamily protein (Heavy metal transport/detoxification superfamily protein; FUNCTIONS IN: metal ion binding; INVOLVED IN: metal ion transport; CONTAINS InterPro DOMAIN/s: Heavy metal transport/detoxification protein (InterPro:IPR006121); BEST Arabidopsis thaliana protein match is: Heavy metal transport/detoxification superfamily protein (TAIR:AT5G50740.1); Has 54430 Blast hits to 26412 proteins in 1651 species: Archae - 256; Bacteria - 5932; Metazoa - 19157; Fungi - 5076; Plants - 2696; Viruses - 508; Other Eukaryotes - 20805 (source: NCBI BLink).), with translation MGEEEEKKEKGDEIITAVYKVHLHCRKCACDIKKPLLRFQGVQNVDFDLEKNEIKVKGKIEVVKIHKQIEKWSKKKVELISPKPSEVKKTTTTTTTTSVVEKKTTEIKKDVIRTTVLKVHIHCAQCDKDLQHKLLKHKAIHIVKTDTKAQTLTVQGTIESAKLLAYIKKKVHKHAEIISSKTEEEKKKEEEDKKKKEEEDKKKKEDEKKKEEEKKKEEENKKKEGEKKKEEVKVEVTTKTITQVVEYKEIVKVEGQKDKDGNIPYFVHYVYAPQLFSDENPNACRIV
- a CDS encoding reverse transcriptase zinc-binding protein; protein product: MDILQGKVAKLGDFEVSITSIDVKFLLFSIFCTAPNYAFITWLAMDDRLTTCERMEKCNTLMTTLVHFSRNRLRQDNKHHLFFQCSFTRQVCEKLASKRATSRKVTPQFGIKSLYS
- a CDS encoding verprolin (unknown protein; BEST Arabidopsis thaliana protein match is: unknown protein (TAIR:AT2G34010.1); Has 18 Blast hits to 17 proteins in 3 species: Archae - 0; Bacteria - 0; Metazoa - 0; Fungi - 0; Plants - 18; Viruses - 0; Other Eukaryotes - 0 (source: NCBI BLink).), with protein sequence MCSKTSSVSYGNREDDDNYSSLCPKKQKHNNGGKKRVPRRGPGVAELEKIRLGEQHISTAAPFTLHHPPSLEKSPTITDRTGLVYPFSSYFSAGSFPSDLIPPAPVFQRKHDSSLHYLPPMNLPKQGSGGFYQFIEPPSSQTSSLDNVTKFLDEEKISSAKRPWHFMADTAKCSVGPSTTISRDAKQTRSLDLRLKNHVQDSGTTIRNPITIDSPSSASPPTTIFANPSLGFPRFLQKEEDDHEIIQRKSGTNFPLNKKPFYSFLPANDQIIRDQDRSFSLRTERYDTVPDHGIDLRLKL